From the genome of Streptomyces ficellus:
TTCGGCGCCACGGCCGGCGGTGACAAGCACTGCTGGAACCATGAGGAGTTCTCGGCGCTGCCGTTCTCGACCGTCGTGGCCGATCTGCACTGCGTGACGAAGTACAGCATGCTGGGGGCCGAATGGGGTGGGGTCCCGGCCCGGACGATCCTGGAGACCGCGCCACCGGCCGCGGGTGTCACTCATGTGATGGTGTGGGCGGAGTACGGGTTCAGCGCCAACATGCGGCTCTCCGACTTCGCCTCGGACCGAACGATTTTCGCCACCCACAAGGACGGTGAGCTGCTCACCGCGGAGCACGGCTTCCCGCTGCGGCTCATCGTTCCGCACCTGTACGCCTGGAAGGGGCCCAAGTGGGTCCGGGGCGTGGAGTACATGACTGCCGACCGCCGGGGCTTCTGGGAGGAGCGCGGCTACCACAACATCGGCGATCCGTGGACGGAGCAGCGGTACTCGTACCAGGAGGAACCGGGGG
Proteins encoded in this window:
- a CDS encoding sulfite oxidase-like oxidoreductase — translated: MGQPGSGEHRAAGESELPPGQRLQRGWPVTHYGPVPKFKPDRWEFRVFGATAGGDKHCWNHEEFSALPFSTVVADLHCVTKYSMLGAEWGGVPARTILETAPPAAGVTHVMVWAEYGFSANMRLSDFASDRTIFATHKDGELLTAEHGFPLRLIVPHLYAWKGPKWVRGVEYMTADRRGFWEERGYHNIGDPWTEQRYSYQEEPGDGPEL